A genome region from Hymenobacter tibetensis includes the following:
- a CDS encoding MFS transporter — MIPSPTQSPPAPPVDTSTIGKYRWTICALVFFATTVNYLDRAVISLLKPTLEKVFNWNSGDYANIEIAFKLAYSIGMLGVGQIIDKMGTKMGYAMSTFLWSLAAIGHAFVTSTMGFSVARAFLGVTEAGNFPAAIKTTAEWFPQKERALATGIFNSGSNVGAIIAPLTVPLIAATIGWQWAFIITGALGFVWLVLWFIYYEVPARHARLTKAEFDYIHSDVDDMAAVAVQTQPKISWFKLLTFRQTWAFVLGKFLTDPIWWFYLFWLPDFLNKQYGLEGTEVAFPVAAVYVLSSVGSIGGGWIPLNFMRNGMPAFKARKMAMLLIALCVFPIVFAQRLGQMNMWLAVLVIGIAAAAHQAWSANIFTTVSDMFPKRAVASVTGIGGMAGGLGGILLSALVQKRMFVYYESINQLETAYFIMFLICGGSYLVAWLLMQLLVPRMKLINLDNPTQ; from the coding sequence ATGATACCATCCCCGACCCAATCCCCACCCGCGCCCCCAGTTGATACTTCCACTATTGGCAAGTATCGGTGGACGATTTGTGCGTTGGTGTTTTTTGCCACCACGGTAAACTACCTCGACCGGGCAGTTATCTCGTTGCTGAAGCCAACACTCGAGAAGGTGTTCAACTGGAACTCCGGTGACTACGCCAACATTGAAATTGCGTTCAAGCTGGCGTATTCCATTGGCATGCTGGGAGTGGGCCAGATCATCGACAAGATGGGCACGAAGATGGGGTATGCCATGTCCACGTTCCTGTGGAGCTTGGCGGCTATCGGGCATGCGTTTGTTACCAGCACCATGGGCTTTAGCGTAGCCCGCGCATTTTTGGGCGTAACGGAGGCCGGCAACTTCCCGGCCGCCATCAAGACCACCGCCGAATGGTTTCCACAGAAGGAACGGGCTTTGGCTACCGGTATTTTCAACTCGGGCTCCAACGTAGGGGCCATCATTGCGCCACTCACAGTGCCGCTGATTGCCGCAACTATCGGCTGGCAGTGGGCCTTCATCATCACCGGCGCATTGGGTTTCGTGTGGTTGGTGTTGTGGTTTATCTATTACGAGGTGCCGGCCCGGCATGCCCGCCTTACCAAAGCTGAATTCGACTACATCCATAGCGACGTAGATGATATGGCGGCTGTAGCTGTCCAGACCCAACCCAAGATTTCATGGTTCAAGCTCTTAACCTTCCGCCAGACCTGGGCCTTCGTGTTGGGCAAGTTCCTCACCGACCCTATCTGGTGGTTCTACCTGTTCTGGTTGCCCGACTTCCTGAACAAGCAGTATGGGCTGGAAGGCACTGAAGTGGCTTTCCCAGTGGCGGCCGTGTACGTGCTGTCGAGCGTGGGGAGCATTGGCGGGGGCTGGATTCCGCTGAACTTCATGCGCAACGGCATGCCGGCCTTCAAGGCTCGCAAAATGGCTATGCTGCTTATTGCGCTCTGCGTTTTCCCCATTGTGTTTGCGCAGCGTTTAGGACAGATGAATATGTGGCTGGCTGTGTTGGTGATTGGTATAGCTGCCGCCGCGCACCAGGCGTGGAGTGCCAACATCTTCACCACGGTATCCGACATGTTCCCTAAGCGGGCCGTGGCCTCCGTAACGGGCATTGGCGGAATGGCTGGTGGCTTGGGTGGTATCCTGCTGTCGGCACTGGTGCAGAAGCGCATGTTTGTGTACTACGAGAGCATCAACCAGCTAGAAACAGCTTACTTCATCATGTTCCTGATTTGCGGCGGTTCGTACCTGGTAGCCTGGCTGCTGATGCAGTTACTGGTGCCCCGCATGAAGCTGATAAACCTGGATAATCCAACCCAGTAG
- a CDS encoding nuclear transport factor 2 family protein, with the protein MKKLPFLLALLLLAIPALTFAQNAKDAAAAKEVEALERQRFEAQVKKDYAILEKVFGADLVYTHSNGKQNNKTEYIQSIRDGKSVYDKIDVEALNVRAYNDGKAAVVNGTITIYQPNKPDGTPNVAHLKYVVVQIKDPKKGWQVVLWQSQKQPETKS; encoded by the coding sequence ATGAAAAAACTGCCTTTTCTGCTGGCTCTGTTGCTGTTAGCTATACCGGCCCTCACTTTTGCTCAGAACGCTAAAGATGCTGCCGCTGCCAAGGAGGTGGAAGCATTGGAGCGACAACGCTTTGAGGCACAGGTGAAAAAGGACTACGCTATCCTGGAAAAGGTATTCGGCGCCGACCTAGTGTACACCCACTCCAACGGCAAGCAAAACAACAAGACCGAGTACATCCAGTCGATTCGGGACGGCAAGAGCGTGTACGATAAGATTGATGTGGAAGCTCTGAACGTGCGCGCTTACAACGATGGCAAAGCAGCCGTTGTGAACGGTACCATCACCATCTACCAGCCCAACAAGCCCGACGGTACGCCCAATGTTGCGCACCTCAAGTACGTGGTAGTGCAAATCAAGGACCCCAAAAAAGGCTGGCAAGTGGTGCTGTGGCAGTCCCAGAAACAGCCTGAAACCAAGAGCTAA
- the fbp gene encoding class 1 fructose-bisphosphatase, producing the protein MSITKENTLAQPVGITLERYIMRKQAEFPFATGELSQLLRDLALAGKIVHRDVNRAGLADITGGMGTQNVQGENQKKLDMEAHIRFVRALKNGRETCAILSEEEAEIIHTDNDSGNYVVAMDPLDGSSNIDVNVSIGTLFSIYRRITPPGSKATAADFLQGGRRQVAAGYILYGSSTMFVYTTGHGVMGFTYEQSLGEFFLSHPDIRVPQDGTIFSCNEGYWFDYPDSIRTFLMDCKRKEYSGRYIGSLVADYHRNLFNGGIYLYPPTSKNPRGKLRLLYECYPLAMLIEQAGGQAVISATEAILDIVPTELHQRTPLFIGSTNMVRALVGAGETVPASGQLVASAG; encoded by the coding sequence ATGAGCATCACCAAAGAAAACACTCTAGCGCAGCCGGTTGGCATTACGCTGGAGCGCTACATCATGCGCAAGCAGGCGGAATTTCCGTTTGCTACCGGCGAGTTGTCGCAGCTGCTGCGCGACCTAGCACTTGCCGGCAAAATTGTGCACCGCGACGTGAACCGGGCTGGTCTGGCCGACATCACGGGCGGAATGGGTACCCAAAATGTGCAAGGCGAGAACCAGAAAAAGCTGGACATGGAAGCCCATATCCGGTTTGTACGGGCCCTGAAAAATGGCCGCGAAACATGCGCTATTCTGTCGGAAGAAGAAGCGGAAATCATTCATACCGATAATGATTCCGGCAACTACGTGGTGGCCATGGACCCTCTAGATGGGTCGTCGAACATCGACGTGAACGTGAGCATTGGTACGCTGTTCAGCATCTACCGCCGCATCACGCCGCCGGGCTCCAAGGCCACGGCCGCCGATTTCCTGCAAGGCGGCCGCCGGCAGGTAGCCGCCGGCTACATCTTGTATGGCTCCAGCACCATGTTCGTGTACACCACCGGCCACGGCGTCATGGGCTTCACGTACGAGCAGTCATTGGGCGAGTTTTTCCTTTCGCACCCCGATATTCGGGTACCGCAGGACGGCACTATTTTCTCTTGCAACGAAGGCTATTGGTTTGACTATCCGGACTCTATTCGGACGTTCCTGATGGACTGCAAGCGCAAAGAGTATTCCGGCCGTTATATCGGTTCCTTGGTGGCCGACTATCACCGCAACTTGTTCAACGGGGGCATCTACCTCTATCCGCCCACCAGCAAAAACCCGCGCGGCAAGCTACGTCTGCTCTACGAGTGTTACCCGTTGGCCATGCTGATCGAGCAGGCAGGAGGGCAGGCTGTAATATCTGCCACCGAGGCCATCCTCGACATCGTGCCCACGGAACTGCACCAACGGACCCCACTCTTCATCGGGTCAACCAATATGGTGCGGGCCCTGGTGGGTGCCGGCGAAACCGTGCCAGCTTCCGGCCAGTTGGTGGCTTCTGCTGGCTAA
- a CDS encoding Gfo/Idh/MocA family oxidoreductase: protein MNANHYDSSRRDFLQKSALATAGLLTPLPLTVLGAPAAKRRVAMVGTGHRGTSMWGKLLLEEHRDVIEFVGLCDSNKGRLETAKKLLGVSCPTYTDFETMMRQAKPETLIVTTVDATHDQFIIKGMEMGANIVSEKPMTTDETKCQAILDAEKRTGKKVTVTFNYRYSPHRQKIYDLLRKDTIGKITSVDFHWYLDNSHGADYFRRWHRLTEKSGSLWVHKASHHFDLLNWWLESEPETVYAKGALENYGKNGPFRFSNCRPCPHKAKCPYYWDMTKDARLMALYAANEQYDGYLRDGCVYKEDINIYDKMAATIAYANGVQVSYSLTTYSPYEGYRIAFNGTKGRIEAWIKESGAMKMEPYDEIMVSRNFGKVEYIQVPQAEGHGGGDKLLRAQLFRHPEATDTFRQAAGSRDGAMAILVGVAARKSIASGQAVRIADLTDLKPVAIKA from the coding sequence ATGAACGCAAACCACTACGATTCTTCGCGGCGCGATTTTCTACAGAAATCTGCGCTGGCTACGGCGGGGCTGCTGACCCCGCTGCCACTTACTGTGCTTGGAGCGCCTGCGGCCAAGCGGCGGGTTGCAATGGTCGGGACGGGCCACCGCGGTACCAGCATGTGGGGCAAACTGCTACTGGAAGAGCACCGCGACGTAATTGAGTTTGTGGGCCTCTGCGACAGCAACAAAGGCCGGCTTGAAACCGCCAAGAAGCTACTGGGCGTTTCGTGCCCCACCTACACCGACTTCGAGACGATGATGCGGCAGGCCAAGCCGGAAACCCTTATCGTGACCACCGTGGATGCTACCCACGACCAGTTCATCATCAAGGGCATGGAAATGGGAGCCAACATTGTGTCGGAGAAGCCCATGACCACCGACGAAACCAAGTGCCAAGCTATTTTGGATGCCGAAAAGCGGACGGGCAAGAAAGTAACCGTTACGTTCAACTACCGCTATTCGCCCCACCGCCAGAAAATCTACGATTTGCTCCGCAAGGACACCATCGGCAAGATTACGTCGGTTGATTTTCACTGGTACCTCGACAACAGCCACGGCGCCGACTACTTCCGCCGCTGGCACCGCCTGACCGAGAAAAGTGGCTCGCTGTGGGTACACAAGGCCAGCCATCATTTCGACTTGCTGAACTGGTGGCTGGAGTCAGAACCTGAAACGGTGTACGCGAAAGGGGCTCTGGAAAACTACGGCAAGAACGGGCCATTCCGCTTCAGCAACTGCCGGCCCTGTCCGCACAAAGCCAAATGCCCCTACTACTGGGACATGACCAAGGATGCGCGCCTGATGGCCCTGTACGCTGCCAACGAGCAATACGACGGGTATCTGCGGGACGGCTGTGTGTACAAAGAAGACATTAACATCTACGACAAGATGGCGGCGACCATCGCCTATGCCAATGGTGTGCAAGTCAGCTATTCGCTCACTACCTACTCGCCCTACGAAGGGTACCGCATTGCTTTCAATGGTACTAAAGGTCGTATAGAGGCCTGGATCAAGGAAAGTGGCGCCATGAAAATGGAGCCGTACGACGAAATCATGGTGTCGCGCAATTTTGGCAAGGTCGAATACATCCAGGTACCGCAAGCCGAAGGCCACGGCGGCGGCGACAAACTGCTGCGCGCCCAGCTTTTCCGGCACCCCGAAGCAACCGACACGTTCCGCCAAGCGGCCGGCAGCCGCGACGGAGCCATGGCTATTCTGGTAGGAGTGGCCGCCCGCAAAAGCATAGCGAGTGGGCAAGCCGTCCGCATTGCCGACCTGACCGATCTTAAGCCCGTGGCTATCAAAGCCTAA
- a CDS encoding aldehyde dehydrogenase family protein — translation MPKLISPQVEFSGLLSQMKAATPEVFSPDGKVLNLMEGRWQEAGTPREFVSPIDGSELGVMPMLNRETALRAVEFAKAEASTWAATDLDERKRRVQDCLNQLREQVELTAKLIMWEIGKTYKLGFTDIDRAIEGVQWYIDNIEGMLGQRKPLGLVSNIASWNYPMSVLLHAVLVQVLAGNSVIAKTPTDGGFISLSLTFAIARRCGLPVTLVSGSGGELSDVLVKHDAIDCLSFVGGRYNGRNIADALSSVHKRYMLEMEGVNTYGIWDYSDWNGLADQLKKGYDYGKQRCTAYVRFVVERRLFPQFLETYWEAIRNLKVGNPTLVDAPNDPLPDLAFGPVINATQAQELDRLYANALKTGATPIYEGKLDESLFLPGQDRSAYRAPRALVNLPRQSELYFKEPFGPIDSIVLVDRVEELVGEMNISNGALVAAVASDDQKWAARTAKEVRAFKVGINKLRSRGDREEVFGGLGESWKGAFVGGALLVEAVTEGDKPILGNFAEALLLPERI, via the coding sequence ATGCCTAAACTTATTTCGCCTCAAGTGGAGTTCAGCGGGTTGCTGAGCCAGATGAAAGCCGCCACGCCAGAAGTTTTCTCGCCGGACGGCAAGGTGCTGAACCTGATGGAAGGCCGCTGGCAGGAAGCTGGCACGCCCCGCGAATTCGTTTCGCCCATTGATGGCAGCGAGCTGGGCGTGATGCCGATGCTGAACCGCGAAACGGCACTGCGGGCCGTGGAATTTGCCAAAGCCGAAGCCTCCACGTGGGCCGCCACCGACCTCGACGAGCGCAAACGCCGCGTACAGGACTGCCTCAACCAGTTGCGGGAGCAAGTCGAACTGACGGCCAAGCTCATCATGTGGGAAATCGGGAAAACCTACAAGTTGGGCTTCACCGACATTGACCGCGCCATTGAAGGCGTGCAATGGTACATCGACAACATTGAAGGTATGCTGGGCCAGCGCAAGCCGCTTGGGCTGGTGAGCAACATTGCCAGCTGGAACTACCCCATGTCGGTGCTGCTGCACGCAGTGCTGGTGCAGGTGCTGGCCGGCAACTCCGTTATTGCCAAAACTCCCACCGATGGAGGCTTTATTTCTTTGAGTCTGACGTTTGCTATTGCCCGCCGCTGCGGCTTGCCCGTGACGCTGGTTAGTGGCTCGGGCGGGGAGCTGAGCGACGTGCTGGTGAAGCATGATGCCATTGACTGCCTGAGCTTTGTGGGTGGCCGCTACAACGGCCGCAACATTGCCGACGCCCTGAGTTCGGTGCACAAGCGCTACATGTTGGAAATGGAAGGCGTAAATACCTATGGCATCTGGGACTACTCGGATTGGAACGGCTTGGCCGACCAACTCAAAAAGGGCTACGACTACGGCAAGCAGCGGTGCACGGCCTACGTGCGTTTTGTAGTGGAGCGTCGGTTGTTTCCGCAGTTCTTGGAAACCTACTGGGAGGCTATCCGCAATTTGAAGGTGGGCAATCCTACGCTCGTTGACGCACCCAACGACCCGCTGCCAGACTTGGCGTTCGGGCCCGTTATCAATGCTACGCAGGCCCAGGAGCTGGACCGCCTCTACGCCAACGCGCTGAAAACAGGTGCTACGCCTATCTACGAAGGCAAGCTCGATGAGTCGTTGTTCTTGCCCGGCCAGGACCGCTCCGCCTACCGTGCGCCGCGTGCCCTCGTGAACCTACCCCGCCAAAGCGAACTGTACTTCAAAGAGCCCTTCGGCCCGATTGACAGCATTGTGCTCGTAGACCGGGTGGAAGAGCTAGTAGGCGAGATGAACATCAGCAACGGCGCCCTAGTAGCGGCCGTAGCCAGCGACGACCAGAAGTGGGCTGCTCGCACCGCCAAGGAGGTACGCGCCTTTAAAGTGGGCATCAACAAACTCCGCTCCCGCGGCGACCGGGAAGAGGTGTTTGGGGGCCTCGGCGAATCTTGGAAAGGGGCCTTCGTGGGCGGGGCTCTCTTGGTGGAAGCCGTAACCGAAGGCGACAAACCTATACTCGGCAACTTCGCCGAAGCCCTGCTGCTACCAGAGAGAATCTAA
- a CDS encoding 2'-5' RNA ligase family protein: protein MPTSSSVTADTALILTLALEPEAQLFFDELRQQHFPKQRNFLGAHLTLFHHLPGAEYIALTEYLGQIAAAQAPLPLAVTGLRFMGRGVAYVLECAPLQALHRAMQTTWQAHLTPQDQQRLNPHVTVQNKVDPAVARTLHQQLAADFQPFETTGTGLHLWAYRNGPWQSLQLFDFKREAETNA, encoded by the coding sequence ATGCCTACTTCTTCTTCGGTTACCGCCGACACTGCCCTCATCCTGACTTTGGCCCTAGAGCCAGAAGCACAGCTTTTCTTCGACGAGTTGCGGCAGCAGCACTTTCCCAAGCAACGCAACTTCCTGGGGGCCCACCTCACGCTATTCCACCACCTGCCGGGCGCCGAATACATTGCTCTTACCGAGTACCTGGGACAGATAGCTGCTGCACAGGCACCTCTGCCCCTGGCCGTCACGGGGTTGCGGTTCATGGGCCGGGGTGTGGCCTACGTGCTGGAATGTGCGCCGCTACAAGCCCTGCACCGTGCCATGCAAACCACGTGGCAGGCCCACCTCACGCCCCAAGATCAGCAAAGGCTCAATCCGCACGTCACCGTACAAAACAAAGTGGATCCGGCCGTTGCCCGCACCTTGCACCAGCAGTTGGCTGCTGATTTTCAGCCCTTCGAAACAACGGGTACGGGCTTGCACCTGTGGGCTTACCGCAACGGCCCCTGGCAGTCGTTGCAGCTGTTTGATTTCAAAAGGGAAGCAGAAACTAACGCATAA
- a CDS encoding PhzF family phenazine biosynthesis protein produces MNLPIYQVDAFSDRPFAGNPAAVCPLESWLPADAMQAIAAENNLAETAFFIPKTGNEYEIRWFTPAVEVELCGHATLASAHVLHQHLGFQGEEIVFHSQSGPLRVSRETNGRLTLDFPSRPPQPLATHPDGLLDGLGATPLQVLAGPDLVALFATEAEVLAIKPNQLQLARVEYRAVIVTAPAADTETDFVSRFFGPRVGVPEDPVTGSAHTTLIPYWAEKLGKTTLKARQVSARGGELWCELRGERVRISGYAVTYLRGEINV; encoded by the coding sequence ATGAACTTGCCTATTTATCAGGTCGATGCCTTTTCCGACCGCCCTTTTGCTGGCAACCCGGCGGCCGTATGCCCGCTGGAAAGCTGGCTGCCTGCTGATGCAATGCAGGCCATAGCCGCCGAAAATAATTTGGCTGAAACGGCCTTTTTCATTCCGAAAACCGGTAACGAATACGAAATCCGCTGGTTTACCCCGGCCGTGGAAGTGGAGCTGTGCGGCCACGCTACCCTAGCTTCGGCGCATGTGCTGCACCAGCATCTGGGCTTCCAGGGCGAAGAAATAGTATTTCACTCCCAGAGCGGCCCACTGCGTGTGTCGCGCGAAACCAACGGCCGCCTTACCCTGGATTTCCCGAGCCGCCCGCCCCAGCCGCTAGCCACTCACCCCGATGGGTTGCTTGATGGCCTCGGCGCTACGCCCTTACAAGTGCTGGCCGGTCCTGACTTGGTGGCCCTGTTTGCCACGGAAGCCGAGGTGCTGGCCATCAAACCCAACCAACTGCAACTAGCTCGAGTGGAATACCGCGCTGTCATCGTTACGGCCCCGGCCGCCGATACCGAAACCGACTTTGTCTCCCGTTTCTTTGGTCCGCGGGTGGGCGTGCCCGAAGACCCGGTGACGGGCTCGGCGCATACTACGCTTATTCCGTACTGGGCCGAGAAGCTGGGCAAAACCACTCTTAAAGCCCGGCAGGTATCGGCCCGTGGTGGTGAGCTGTGGTGCGAGCTGCGCGGAGAACGAGTGCGCATCAGCGGCTATGCCGTTACGTATTTGCGGGGCGAAATCAACGTGTAG
- a CDS encoding tetratricopeptide repeat protein, producing the protein MRSIFFATLLAGSLSTAGVALAQATSTAEALVQEGIALYDQGQYQKAVVSYNQALKLEPTNSTALYELALTYNALGRNAEAVELCKRLLKQNADPGPAVYGTYGNALDGLHKPKEAVKMYEEGVKRYPNEGSLYFNLGITQANSLNQLDAAIASMQQAVRCRPEHANSHAALAELTLAQGNRIPALLETMRLLQLEPQSKRAEACLVRLDKMMGQGVKQTGEKSVTISLAQAPVADANRKNSKPDNFAGMDLLLTMATALDLDEKNKNKPSSERLLEKLTTLCRAMGEAEATQRVGFVWQHYAPYFVALEKQGHLPALVYSIQAARAEALPEVQAWLTQHPTQVEALQEWSRTYAWPE; encoded by the coding sequence ATGCGTTCTATCTTTTTCGCGACGCTGCTAGCTGGCAGCTTGAGTACAGCTGGCGTGGCTTTGGCGCAGGCCACCAGCACGGCCGAAGCCCTTGTCCAGGAGGGTATTGCGCTCTACGACCAAGGCCAGTACCAGAAGGCCGTAGTCAGCTACAATCAGGCGTTGAAGCTAGAGCCCACCAACAGTACCGCGCTCTACGAATTGGCTCTGACATACAACGCCCTGGGGCGCAATGCCGAAGCAGTGGAACTCTGCAAACGCCTGCTCAAGCAAAACGCCGACCCTGGCCCGGCGGTGTACGGCACCTATGGTAATGCTTTGGATGGGTTGCACAAGCCGAAGGAGGCCGTCAAGATGTACGAGGAAGGCGTCAAGCGGTATCCAAACGAAGGGTCGCTCTACTTCAACTTGGGCATCACGCAGGCCAATAGCCTCAACCAGCTTGACGCCGCCATTGCGAGTATGCAGCAAGCGGTACGTTGCCGCCCCGAGCACGCTAACTCGCACGCGGCGCTGGCCGAACTGACGCTGGCCCAAGGCAACCGGATTCCGGCGCTGCTTGAAACCATGCGACTGCTGCAGCTAGAGCCGCAAAGCAAGCGTGCTGAAGCCTGTTTGGTGCGGCTGGACAAGATGATGGGGCAGGGAGTAAAGCAAACCGGCGAGAAAAGCGTCACTATCAGCTTGGCGCAGGCGCCTGTGGCTGATGCCAACCGCAAGAACAGCAAGCCCGATAATTTTGCTGGCATGGACCTGCTGCTAACCATGGCCACGGCCCTCGACCTCGACGAAAAAAACAAGAATAAACCGTCGAGCGAACGGCTGCTTGAAAAGCTAACCACGCTTTGCCGGGCTATGGGCGAAGCAGAGGCCACCCAACGAGTGGGGTTTGTGTGGCAGCATTATGCACCTTACTTCGTTGCGCTTGAAAAGCAAGGCCACTTGCCGGCACTGGTTTATAGCATACAGGCGGCCCGCGCCGAAGCGCTACCTGAAGTACAAGCCTGGCTAACTCAGCACCCGACCCAAGTGGAGGCGCTGCAAGAATGGTCGAGAACCTACGCCTGGCCCGAATAG
- a CDS encoding LVIVD repeat-containing protein has product MARISTYLFSWLVLLGLLSCAEKDPEPDFQYYDGYCPQMMSRTVLEESVEALPARPMHNTGKIYLQGRYLFINERYEGIHIIDNQDPSNPRIVSFLRIPGNIDMALKGNLLYADNGPDLVTIDVTNPEAVRVKSRVRDAFRELPMPTPAGMPEDCQADKRPANSVVIGWQKVKVKYTQPRRGIGWFNDRANFFSVTSTASAPSGAGKGGSLARFAVLDQTLYTVDEQSLRLFDLANPAMPAPGQKVQLQFGVETIYPKDHYLFLGTQRGMYIFDVATPRSPRQVSYYQHVVSCDPVVVDDRYAYVTLRNGRNCGGGDNQLQVIDLTTLSQPRLARTYPMSGPQGLGVDGNKLFVCDSDGMKVFDTSEAPVLKQTQSFPIQVVDVIPDAGTLMAIGTAGLYQYSYTGATLRQLSFLPINPLQ; this is encoded by the coding sequence ATGGCCAGAATATCTACCTATCTATTCAGCTGGCTTGTGCTGCTGGGCTTGTTGTCGTGCGCTGAAAAGGATCCTGAACCCGATTTTCAATACTACGATGGGTATTGCCCGCAAATGATGTCGCGGACGGTGCTGGAGGAGTCAGTGGAGGCGCTGCCGGCCCGCCCGATGCACAACACCGGCAAAATCTATCTGCAAGGGCGCTATCTATTTATCAATGAGCGCTACGAAGGCATTCATATCATAGACAACCAGGACCCCTCGAATCCGCGCATCGTGAGCTTCCTACGCATTCCCGGCAACATAGATATGGCCCTGAAAGGCAACCTGCTCTATGCCGACAATGGCCCCGACCTCGTCACCATCGACGTAACCAACCCGGAAGCCGTGCGGGTGAAAAGCCGGGTGCGGGATGCTTTCCGCGAGTTGCCGATGCCTACGCCAGCCGGAATGCCCGAGGACTGCCAAGCCGACAAACGCCCAGCCAACTCCGTTGTGATAGGCTGGCAGAAAGTAAAGGTCAAGTATACCCAGCCTCGTCGTGGTATTGGGTGGTTCAACGATAGAGCTAATTTCTTCAGTGTTACCAGCACTGCTTCGGCTCCTTCTGGTGCCGGCAAAGGTGGTTCGTTGGCTCGCTTCGCCGTGCTGGACCAAACGCTCTACACGGTAGATGAGCAGAGCCTGCGTTTGTTTGATCTCGCTAACCCTGCTATGCCCGCCCCCGGGCAAAAAGTACAGCTCCAATTCGGTGTTGAGACCATCTATCCGAAAGACCACTATCTGTTCCTGGGCACCCAGCGCGGCATGTACATTTTCGATGTTGCTACGCCTCGGTCGCCCCGCCAGGTTTCGTATTATCAGCACGTTGTGAGCTGCGACCCAGTGGTAGTGGATGACCGGTACGCCTACGTGACGCTGCGCAACGGCCGCAACTGTGGCGGCGGCGACAACCAGCTCCAAGTTATCGACCTGACTACGCTCAGCCAGCCGCGCCTGGCCCGCACCTACCCCATGTCGGGGCCGCAGGGCTTGGGGGTTGATGGCAACAAGCTGTTCGTTTGCGACAGCGACGGCATGAAAGTTTTCGATACCAGTGAAGCTCCTGTGCTCAAGCAAACCCAATCGTTCCCCATTCAGGTGGTGGATGTGATTCCCGACGCAGGCACGCTGATGGCCATTGGAACCGCTGGCCTCTATCAGTACAGCTACACCGGCGCTACCCTCAGGCAGCTCAGCTTTCTCCCTATCAATCCGCTGCAGTAA